In Natronomonas halophila, one DNA window encodes the following:
- a CDS encoding 30S ribosomal protein S8e, whose amino-acid sequence MNSHGRSEKKRTGGRRRNVRKKRKHELGNEPTETRVGEDKLKVVDSHGNTTKVRAVARAVASVATDDGVVSADIEDVVENASNPNYVRRNIITKGAIVETTEGRARVTSRPGQDGQVNAVLVE is encoded by the coding sequence ATGAACAGTCACGGACGGTCCGAGAAGAAACGGACTGGCGGTCGACGACGCAACGTACGCAAAAAGCGCAAGCACGAACTCGGCAACGAGCCGACCGAGACCCGCGTCGGCGAGGACAAACTGAAAGTCGTCGATTCCCACGGCAACACGACGAAGGTCCGTGCGGTCGCCCGCGCAGTCGCCAGCGTCGCCACCGACGACGGCGTCGTCAGCGCCGACATCGAGGACGTCGTCGAGAACGCCTCGAACCCCAACTACGTCCGACGGAACATCATCACGAAGGGCGCCATCGTCGAAACGACCGAAGGCCGCGCCCGCGTTACCTCCCGCCCCGGTCAAGACGGACAGGTCAACGCGGTTCTCGTCGAGTAA
- a CDS encoding helix-turn-helix domain-containing protein translates to MRDPREELAERIAGEVTLSEDPGATLRKWREEFDVAQTTLAEELDVSASVVSDYESGRRENPGVRVVRRVVEALLSVDERRGGDRVRQHARVISAGFESDVVYDLREYSATVPITRFHRTIDAKPVTNGQADTIAGHTVINSVEAIKRLSSEEFYRLYGQSTNRALVFTDVTRGESPLVALRVVTPTPSAVVLHGIESDDLWEHAPALARADGVSLATTTKPLEEILAALREFP, encoded by the coding sequence ATGCGCGACCCCCGCGAGGAACTCGCCGAACGCATCGCCGGCGAGGTGACCCTCTCCGAAGACCCCGGCGCGACGCTACGGAAGTGGCGCGAGGAGTTCGACGTCGCCCAGACGACGCTGGCCGAGGAACTCGACGTCTCGGCCTCCGTCGTCTCCGATTACGAGAGCGGTCGCCGCGAGAACCCCGGCGTCCGCGTCGTTCGCCGCGTCGTCGAGGCGCTGTTGTCGGTCGACGAACGCCGCGGCGGCGACCGCGTCCGCCAGCACGCCCGCGTCATCTCGGCCGGCTTCGAATCCGACGTCGTCTACGACCTTCGGGAGTACTCCGCGACCGTCCCGATTACCCGTTTTCATCGGACCATCGACGCCAAACCCGTCACGAACGGTCAGGCCGACACCATCGCCGGCCACACCGTCATCAACAGCGTCGAGGCCATCAAACGCCTCTCCAGCGAGGAGTTCTACCGTCTCTACGGCCAGTCGACGAACCGCGCGCTCGTCTTCACGGACGTGACCCGCGGGGAGTCGCCGCTGGTGGCGCTGCGAGTCGTCACGCCGACGCCATCCGCCGTCGTCCTGCACGGCATCGAGTCGGACGACCTCTGGGAGCACGCGCCGGCGCTGGCCCGTGCCGACGGCGTCTCTCTGGCGACGACGACGAAACCGCTGGAAGAAATACTGGCCGCACTCCGGGAGTTCCCGTGA
- a CDS encoding TatD family hydrolase: protein MYDGPILDNHLHLDPVNGRGAEAAEEFANVGGTHLNVLNKPSWHLVGEFDDAEGFHETFDITIEVTEEADEILPGRAWPVLGVHPGLVSQLVDRGYDAQEAADLMKTGIEVAAEYVAEGPALAIKSGRPHYDVSDAVWEASNEVMRYAFERAAEVGCAVQLHTEGGEDFEEVAEWAEAEGLPRERVVKHYANGHIEGPIPSVICDKDELERACGGDWPFFMETDFIDDPDRPGAVFGPKTVPNRTKWLAEEGYEESLYRAHVETPARVYGVDTEATLE, encoded by the coding sequence ATGTACGACGGTCCGATTCTCGATAACCATCTCCACCTAGACCCCGTCAACGGCCGCGGTGCCGAGGCCGCCGAGGAGTTCGCCAACGTCGGCGGCACGCACCTGAACGTCCTCAACAAGCCCTCCTGGCATCTGGTCGGCGAGTTCGACGACGCCGAGGGGTTCCACGAGACGTTCGATATCACCATCGAGGTGACCGAGGAGGCAGACGAGATTCTGCCCGGCCGGGCCTGGCCCGTCCTCGGCGTCCATCCGGGACTCGTCTCCCAACTCGTCGACCGCGGCTACGACGCGCAGGAAGCCGCCGACCTGATGAAGACCGGTATCGAAGTCGCCGCGGAGTACGTCGCCGAGGGGCCGGCGCTAGCTATCAAATCCGGCCGCCCGCACTACGACGTCAGCGACGCGGTCTGGGAGGCCTCCAACGAGGTGATGCGCTATGCCTTCGAGCGCGCGGCGGAGGTCGGCTGTGCCGTCCAGTTGCACACGGAAGGCGGCGAGGACTTCGAGGAGGTAGCGGAGTGGGCCGAAGCCGAGGGGCTGCCCCGCGAGCGGGTCGTCAAACACTACGCGAACGGCCATATCGAGGGGCCGATTCCGAGCGTCATCTGCGACAAGGACGAACTCGAACGCGCCTGCGGCGGCGACTGGCCCTTCTTCATGGAGACGGACTTCATCGACGACCCCGACCGACCGGGCGCCGTCTTCGGCCCCAAGACCGTTCCCAACCGAACGAAGTGGCTCGCCGAAGAGGGCTACGAGGAGTCGCTCTATCGCGCACACGTCGAGACGCCCGCCCGCGTCTACGGCGTCGACACCGAAGCGACGCTGGAGTGA
- the pyrF gene encoding orotidine-5'-phosphate decarboxylase: protein MGFFDDLADRIDSTDSVVSVGLDPDLDRLPEFLDGDLPRWQFNRRVIDATHEHAACYKPNAAFYEDADGWRALEETIAYAHGKGVPVLLDAKRGDIGNTARQYADLLADDGLGADAMTVNPYMGRDTLEPYLSMEDKGVIVLCRTSNEGGADFQNLNVGNGKPLYEYVAQRCEEWNDNDNVGLVVGATAPEELESVRNLVDLPFLVPGVGAQGGDAEAAVEYGLADGVGLVNSSRGIIFAGEGADTETEYFGAAGQSAKRLKKRLNKYR, encoded by the coding sequence ATGGGTTTCTTCGACGACCTCGCCGACCGCATCGACTCGACCGATAGCGTCGTCTCCGTCGGGTTGGACCCCGACCTCGACCGCCTGCCGGAGTTCCTCGACGGCGACCTGCCGCGCTGGCAGTTCAACCGACGGGTTATCGACGCGACTCACGAACACGCCGCCTGCTACAAGCCGAACGCCGCCTTCTACGAGGACGCCGACGGCTGGCGTGCGCTCGAAGAGACGATTGCCTACGCCCACGGGAAGGGCGTCCCCGTCCTGCTGGACGCCAAACGCGGCGATATCGGCAACACGGCCCGCCAGTACGCCGACCTGCTGGCCGACGACGGCCTCGGCGCGGACGCGATGACTGTCAACCCCTATATGGGCCGGGACACCCTCGAACCCTATCTCTCGATGGAGGACAAGGGCGTCATCGTCCTCTGTCGGACCTCCAACGAGGGGGGCGCGGACTTCCAGAACCTCAACGTCGGCAACGGAAAGCCCCTCTACGAGTACGTCGCCCAGCGCTGCGAGGAGTGGAACGACAACGACAACGTCGGCCTCGTCGTCGGTGCGACGGCCCCCGAAGAACTCGAATCCGTCCGTAACCTCGTTGACCTCCCATTCCTCGTGCCCGGCGTCGGCGCACAGGGTGGCGACGCCGAAGCGGCCGTCGAATACGGACTCGCAGACGGAGTCGGCCTCGTCAACTCCTCGCGTGGCATCATCTTCGCCGGCGAAGGCGCCGACACGGAGACGGAATACTTCGGCGCCGCCGGCCAGTCGGCGAAGCGACTCAAGAAGCGACTGAATAAATACCGATAG
- a CDS encoding GNAT family N-acetyltransferase, which yields MSDLPAAITLRPYDPRDDADRRGLWALKTAFETGLGTGTGGDEKAEKYAAKLDDTYRERWLSWVDRCIADEERCLLLAEGEADAGTDREDGIVGYLFLLPERLAFIWDAAVVNELYVAPAWRGEGVADGLMDAAVAVARQQDLPLDRLLLDVDPDNERAYAFYERHDFEPWGEIVARQL from the coding sequence ATGAGTGACCTTCCGGCGGCAATCACCCTTCGGCCGTACGACCCACGGGACGACGCCGACCGGCGCGGCCTGTGGGCGCTGAAAACCGCTTTCGAGACCGGTCTCGGGACGGGAACCGGCGGCGACGAGAAAGCCGAGAAGTACGCGGCCAAACTGGACGACACCTATCGGGAGCGGTGGCTCTCGTGGGTCGACCGCTGTATCGCCGACGAGGAACGATGTCTCCTTCTGGCGGAGGGGGAGGCCGATGCCGGAACTGACCGCGAGGACGGCATCGTGGGTTATCTCTTCCTCTTGCCGGAACGACTCGCCTTCATCTGGGATGCGGCCGTCGTCAACGAACTCTACGTGGCGCCCGCGTGGCGGGGCGAGGGCGTCGCCGACGGCCTCATGGACGCCGCCGTCGCCGTGGCCCGCCAGCAGGACCTGCCGCTGGACCGTCTCCTCCTCGACGTCGACCCGGATAACGAGCGTGCCTACGCCTTCTACGAGCGGCACGACTTCGAACCGTGGGGAGAAATCGTTGCTCGGCAGCTATAA
- a CDS encoding FAD-dependent oxidoreductase, producing MSEEYELVIIGGGISGASLLYTVANFTDIENVALIEKEDEIAAINSHHTNNSQTLHFGDIETNYSLEKAEEVKEGAELLAGYLENVDSDREMHSKRSKMVLAVGDEEVDKLDARYHDEGFGDLFPKLEPIGREEIAEHEPAVVEGRDPNKELLALQTPDGYTVDYGQTSKSFVDDVRDDSGVDVFTGTEVKDIKETDDGFDIWTDEGSFSADTTVVAAGSHSLQIAQEMGYAEHLSLLPVAGSFFLADDLLNGKVYTLQMKKLPFAAVHGDADVHDDSITRFGPTAKLVPALERGRISTVNDFFDVFGLRASAFLSYANILADRVLLPYVLQNLVYDLPEVGKRSFLPHVQKVVPNVDASDIDRAKGYGGVRPQIVNTRKKSLEMGEAKIVEDDIIYNITPSPGASTCLKNAMRDTHQIVEFLDGDYEFDEESFRSETIDNFPRA from the coding sequence ATGTCCGAGGAATACGAACTAGTCATCATTGGTGGCGGAATATCGGGTGCGTCGCTTCTCTACACTGTTGCGAACTTTACCGACATAGAGAACGTCGCGCTCATCGAAAAGGAAGACGAGATTGCGGCCATCAACTCTCATCATACGAACAACTCCCAGACGCTTCACTTCGGGGACATCGAGACGAACTACTCCCTCGAAAAGGCCGAGGAGGTAAAGGAGGGCGCCGAACTGCTGGCCGGCTATCTCGAAAACGTCGATTCGGACCGCGAGATGCACAGCAAGCGCAGCAAGATGGTGCTCGCGGTCGGCGACGAAGAGGTCGACAAACTCGACGCCCGATACCACGACGAGGGCTTCGGCGACCTCTTCCCGAAACTCGAACCCATCGGCCGCGAGGAAATCGCCGAGCACGAACCGGCGGTCGTCGAGGGTCGTGACCCCAACAAGGAACTGCTCGCGCTCCAGACGCCCGACGGCTATACGGTCGACTACGGCCAGACCTCCAAGTCCTTCGTCGACGACGTCCGCGACGACTCCGGCGTCGACGTCTTCACCGGCACCGAGGTCAAGGACATCAAGGAGACCGACGACGGCTTCGACATCTGGACCGACGAGGGTTCGTTCTCGGCGGACACCACCGTCGTCGCCGCTGGCTCCCACAGCCTCCAGATAGCCCAGGAGATGGGCTATGCCGAACACCTCTCGCTTCTGCCGGTCGCCGGGAGCTTCTTCCTCGCCGATGACCTCCTGAACGGGAAGGTCTACACCCTCCAGATGAAGAAACTCCCCTTCGCGGCCGTCCACGGCGACGCGGACGTCCACGACGATTCCATCACGCGGTTCGGCCCGACGGCGAAACTCGTGCCGGCCCTCGAACGCGGTCGCATCTCGACGGTCAACGATTTCTTCGACGTCTTCGGCCTTCGGGCCAGCGCGTTCCTGAGTTACGCGAACATCCTCGCGGACCGCGTTCTCCTGCCGTATGTGCTCCAGAACCTCGTCTACGACCTGCCGGAGGTCGGCAAGCGCTCCTTCCTCCCGCACGTCCAGAAGGTCGTGCCGAACGTCGATGCCTCCGATATCGACCGTGCGAAGGGCTACGGCGGTGTCCGACCCCAGATCGTCAACACGCGCAAGAAGTCCCTCGAAATGGGCGAGGCGAAAATCGTCGAGGACGATATCATCTACAACATCACGCCCTCGCCGGGCGCCTCGACCTGTCTGAAGAACGCGATGCGCGACACCCACCAGATCGTCGAGTTCCTCGACGGCGACTACGAGTTCGACGAGGAGTCGTTCCGCAGCGAAACTATCGACAACTTCCCGCGCGCCTGA
- a CDS encoding DUF2240 family protein yields MSLRTAVAAPFRQEGSREMGESAFVVALSLDRDWFSPDQAKRLVDVAASEGMVDRAEGQLVAQFDPSDVDVPEDFVPDESILQERSTFERVLGALVDAGHDKQEAVAAVNTLQSDMAVTIEAAAVLYAHRQGIDVQEIADVARSEL; encoded by the coding sequence ATGAGCCTCCGGACGGCCGTCGCCGCCCCCTTCCGACAGGAGGGGAGCCGCGAAATGGGGGAAAGCGCCTTCGTCGTCGCCCTCTCTCTGGACCGCGACTGGTTCTCGCCGGACCAGGCGAAGCGACTGGTCGACGTCGCCGCCAGCGAGGGGATGGTCGACCGGGCCGAGGGCCAACTGGTCGCCCAGTTCGACCCGAGCGATGTCGACGTGCCCGAGGATTTCGTCCCCGACGAATCAATCCTGCAGGAACGGTCGACCTTCGAGCGGGTCCTCGGCGCGCTGGTCGATGCCGGCCACGACAAACAGGAGGCCGTCGCGGCCGTCAACACCCTCCAGTCGGACATGGCGGTCACCATCGAGGCCGCGGCGGTCCTCTACGCACACCGGCAGGGAATCGACGTTCAGGAAATCGCGGATGTCGCCCGCTCGGAGTTATAA
- a CDS encoding metal-dependent hydrolase, giving the protein MPPTLVNVAVGVLLGVALLGAAFDWRSLGLAAVAAALPDFDAVLSLFVHGATNAALHSAFIPLAAAGLLYWDTERREESWLRSRHGWYGVRVAWVAIAAYAVAGIGLDLFNIESAAVLYPLSTDYYAIVGKFVLSTQEGIVQSYVEFGNSLLSVRTVGTTEGRHIATWVNPTPGTGIPADAERTVRVVDSAWQLVLVLGAIAAIPAKFAVEGGRH; this is encoded by the coding sequence ATGCCGCCGACCCTCGTGAACGTCGCCGTCGGCGTCCTGTTGGGCGTCGCCCTGCTGGGTGCGGCCTTCGACTGGCGGTCGCTCGGCCTCGCCGCCGTCGCGGCCGCGCTGCCGGATTTCGACGCCGTGTTGAGCCTGTTCGTCCACGGGGCGACGAACGCCGCGCTCCACTCGGCGTTCATCCCGCTTGCGGCCGCCGGCCTCCTCTACTGGGACACCGAGCGCCGTGAGGAATCGTGGCTTCGTTCCCGTCACGGCTGGTACGGCGTCCGCGTCGCGTGGGTCGCCATCGCCGCCTACGCCGTCGCCGGTATCGGGCTTGACCTCTTCAATATCGAGAGCGCAGCGGTGCTATATCCCCTCTCGACGGACTACTACGCCATCGTCGGCAAGTTCGTCCTCTCGACACAGGAGGGCATCGTCCAGAGTTACGTGGAGTTCGGCAATAGCCTGCTGTCGGTTCGAACGGTCGGCACGACCGAGGGTCGCCATATCGCGACGTGGGTTAACCCGACGCCGGGAACCGGAATCCCGGCCGACGCCGAGCGAACGGTCCGTGTCGTCGATTCGGCGTGGCAACTCGTCCTCGTGTTGGGGGCGATTGCCGCGATTCCGGCCAAGTTCGCGGTCGAAGGGGGGCGACACTGA
- a CDS encoding metal-dependent hydrolase produces the protein MPSTIVQVGLAFLVGVGLLGSYYDRRAGVFLLAVVLLPDADTLVGFVMDGAHRTLLHNAVLPAAGMGVLYWETHYREVSWIRLQVGNYGTRLLWVGFFVHLFAHVFLDWTHLEGVNMLWPLHDQFFKLEGDAYYSTAEGFVQTFVEVFEDPETGQQSVDVGGGESSQNTHVANPAQPSADPSPDEPVDRRFPIAVQGWQLYLVATGVFAAVAKTFQSSPDSERTDE, from the coding sequence ATGCCGTCGACCATCGTTCAGGTCGGCCTCGCCTTTCTCGTCGGTGTCGGCCTTCTCGGAAGCTACTACGACCGGCGGGCCGGGGTGTTCCTGCTGGCGGTCGTCCTGCTGCCGGACGCCGACACGCTCGTCGGGTTCGTCATGGACGGCGCCCACCGGACGCTGTTGCACAACGCCGTCCTGCCGGCGGCCGGCATGGGCGTCCTGTACTGGGAGACCCACTACCGCGAGGTATCGTGGATACGTCTGCAGGTCGGCAACTACGGCACTCGCCTGCTGTGGGTCGGCTTTTTCGTTCACCTCTTTGCGCACGTCTTCCTCGACTGGACGCATCTCGAGGGCGTCAACATGCTGTGGCCGCTCCACGACCAGTTCTTCAAACTGGAGGGGGACGCCTACTACTCGACGGCTGAGGGGTTCGTCCAGACGTTCGTCGAAGTCTTCGAGGACCCCGAAACCGGCCAGCAGTCCGTCGACGTCGGCGGCGGCGAGAGCAGCCAGAACACCCACGTCGCGAACCCGGCCCAGCCATCGGCGGACCCCTCGCCGGACGAACCGGTCGACCGACGGTTCCCCATCGCGGTACAGGGCTGGCAACTCTACCTCGTGGCGACCGGGGTCTTTGCGGCCGTAGCGAAGACGTTTCAGTCCTCGCCCGACTCGGAACGAACCGATGAGTGA